Proteins found in one Alteromonas macleodii genomic segment:
- a CDS encoding FlgO family outer membrane protein — MKSITKPASHALPTENGRLVAKALAYAALFLGLLSGCSSSDKPKSQFAQTDASDVSALGNVEYHTYMLANELFADVGPARQSRYAVVGFVPADTMKYSADHQHPLMLLGHQLEQGMITEATKRGFSTQEFKLSNDIIVSNESDRVLTRDIDQLSNIERVDFYITGTMVYQESGAVVNARIINARNKNIVAAATRFFPAELFWREEQVTTRNGKLYRTEGTR, encoded by the coding sequence ATGAAAAGTATCACAAAACCTGCCTCTCACGCTTTGCCGACAGAAAATGGTCGCTTAGTCGCGAAAGCCTTGGCATATGCCGCGCTTTTCCTAGGCTTACTCTCTGGTTGCTCTTCATCTGACAAACCTAAAAGTCAATTTGCGCAAACCGATGCCAGCGACGTATCGGCATTGGGGAATGTGGAATACCATACCTATATGTTGGCAAATGAACTTTTTGCGGATGTGGGTCCGGCACGTCAGTCACGCTACGCGGTAGTTGGCTTTGTACCTGCAGATACTATGAAATACAGCGCCGACCATCAACACCCGTTAATGCTATTGGGCCATCAACTTGAACAGGGAATGATTACTGAGGCCACGAAAAGAGGCTTTTCTACTCAAGAATTTAAGCTTTCGAACGATATAATTGTTAGTAACGAAAGCGACAGAGTATTAACCCGCGATATCGACCAGCTTTCCAACATTGAGCGCGTCGATTTTTATATTACCGGCACCATGGTGTATCAAGAGTCTGGTGCGGTGGTTAACGCTCGAATTATCAACGCTAGAAATAAAAACATTGTCGCTGCAGCAACACGCTTTTTCCCTGCCGAACTGTTTTGGCGCGAAGAACAAGTAACCACCAGAAACGGTAAGTTATACAGAACTGAAGGTACGAGGTAA
- a CDS encoding GNAT family N-acetyltransferase, whose translation MMHTNYTIKESPPSVEDFANLRKLIGWSNPGLSVVQKSIDASLFWATIYLDSNLVGCGRVIGDGAMYFYIQDVIIHPGHQNKGLGSKIMNTLIAHLESCCAPGATIGLLAAHGKESFYLKFGFKPRDGQSLGLGLCRFI comes from the coding sequence ATGATGCATACGAATTACACCATTAAAGAAAGCCCTCCGTCAGTTGAAGACTTTGCCAATTTAAGAAAGTTGATTGGATGGAGTAACCCGGGTTTATCGGTTGTTCAAAAAAGTATTGATGCCTCGTTGTTTTGGGCAACAATTTACCTCGACAGCAACCTTGTAGGCTGTGGTCGGGTGATTGGCGATGGCGCAATGTATTTTTATATTCAAGACGTCATTATTCATCCAGGACATCAGAATAAAGGTTTGGGATCGAAGATAATGAACACGTTGATTGCACATTTGGAGTCTTGCTGCGCACCTGGCGCAACCATTGGCCTGTTGGCTGCGCACGGTAAAGAGAGCTTTTATCTTAAGTTTGGCTTTAAACCTCGCGATGGTCAGAGCTTAGGTTTAGGCCTGTGTAGGTTTATTTAG
- a CDS encoding GNAT family N-acetyltransferase, translated as MKISLEEINKSNYEQVCDLDVAENQQAFVACNMWSLVESFYNENHTCKAIYCNDQPVGFLMWVQETPTKVSIWRFMIDESHQNNGIGRVALSQAITLIKQTSELKQIEICYNPKNPVAKAFYSSFGFEEVGLDEDGEDMLAVIAI; from the coding sequence ATGAAAATTTCACTGGAAGAAATAAACAAATCTAACTATGAGCAGGTTTGTGACTTGGATGTGGCGGAAAATCAGCAAGCGTTTGTAGCGTGCAATATGTGGTCGTTGGTTGAGTCTTTTTACAACGAGAACCATACCTGCAAAGCCATTTATTGCAACGACCAGCCCGTAGGATTCTTGATGTGGGTTCAGGAAACGCCAACCAAAGTGTCCATTTGGCGCTTTATGATTGATGAGAGCCATCAGAATAATGGAATTGGCAGAGTTGCTCTATCTCAAGCTATCACGCTTATAAAGCAAACTTCTGAGCTCAAACAGATAGAGATATGCTATAACCCCAAGAATCCTGTCGCCAAAGCCTTCTATTCAAGCTTTGGTTTCGAAGAGGTGGGGTTAGATGAAGATGGCGAAGACATGCTTGCTGTTATTGCCATTTAG